The DNA window attacttttattatttttcctaagccatatgcatatgcacaaaGGCGTAATTACAATATAAATTGACGGGGACATGTGCCTTCCATTATTTAAAGATGCCCCAATACTTTTACAAATTCCTTTCCACGTGGAATTTCATAGGTCTACCGATATTCCCATTGGTTCTCCCTGCTTCAATAACAGTAATGTTAAAATATAGGCACATAAAACCTGAATGAACATTTGCGTATTTGCAGTTTGAATAGTCTTCCCATCAATCAGAAGTCAGCAATGAGTTTGAAATTCTTTAGCTAAGGGTCTTGTATTATGTAGGCTTttatcaacagttaaaactgtTACACAGTTAACTAACCATTGTAGTTGTAATTGCAAACTAGTTGTTATTTTTGTCTATTCTTTTGGGAGATACTGCGCATGTCCACAGGGGTGCTTACAGCACCTTCAGTCACACTTGGCCAGAACTCAGAAGGCGAGAGACAGAGGACAATGACAGTGTCCATCTGTGCTTCTGAGTCAGGTTAGGACAGGCTGATATCCAGCTTGGATATTATGCCGTTAAAACTGCACAATAGGCTCTGAGGAGAGAAAGTCATAttgataattttcttttttattctaagtatattcatattcatttattaaaaaggTAGACATGCACAAAAACTGGTTTCACTCCAGCATTCTTATGGGTACTTTTGGTGCGACTTGCGGAAGGTTAATTCAGACTGGAATTAATGCATTTGGAACAATCTAATATGAAGTCAGTTGGCCAAGTTATTTAGTTTTCTTTCCATAGTGttttaataaatgaactgtGTCATTTGGGGAGTGTGCTTGTCAGTGCAGTTTAGGAAAGGAATGAACTATTTTAGGTTTAGGCCAGTCACTTTAGCTTCGGATTCATTACATCCTGAACAAGCAAGTGTCAGAAATGTGGTTAGCTACAGTTAGGTCATTTCTTATGAAAATTGAGCAACTTAAGTTCAGGAGAACTCATGTTGAACATTTCGGCAATCAACTTAGGGAAAATAGAATGAATGAACTCAACTTATGAATTCAATCTTATGTTATTTAAAGAGGGACTGAGCAAAAACAGTATCGTTAGCCAATGTCTGGTATGGCTCTTAAGTGAttccccccgacccccacccccacccatgtTCAAATCATGATTATACCCCGGCATATGCCAGTATTATTACGCAACCCATTCATTAAaatctttgtgtgtgcatatttgtgtgtatgtattgagacagaaagacaggcagacaggcagaggtCCCTCACCCTGGTGTACTTGTTGAAGTTCTGGAAGATCTCCCAGCCCCAGTCCTGGTACTTCCGGTCTTTGGTGAACCTGTACAGGTAGAACAGGCTCTCCACCGTCTCTGGCCGCAAGAGGTTGTGTCTGTCTGCGAGCTgggcacagtgagtgagagaaagggagacatgGCAAGCCATTACCACACAGGGCATTCTGCACTGATATCAGTCTGCACAAGGTCTGCTGGGCAACAAGCCAACCTGCGATACAAGTGTATCCTGCACTTCTGAAGAATAAGAACAGCAGATACTTCCGGAAGAGAAGGCTTAGTTATCAGTgctgggagagagaagggagagaggctGGTAGTGCTATGAGAGAGACGAGTCTTGGACGAACGTAccgtgagacagagagaggtgtaTATCTGGCTTGATAGAGAACCCAGTGTGTAGACTATCCCCAGAAGCAGTTTCAATAAATGGATTCTCAGTATGCCTAACAAAAGGTCGGACACAATATCATGCAACTCCCCTCTCCCCGGATgaacaccacccccacctccgcGGCCCCCGGCCTGTGACCCACCTTGACGTCCACGTCTCGGCTCTCGCCGGCCTGCATGTTGAAGTGCACGATCTCGGGGCTCAGGCCCGTCTCCATCTGCGCGTACATCTGGTAGCAGGTCTCCATCAGCCGCTGGGCCAGCTCCATGTGGTCCCCGGGCAGGCCGTGGTGGGCGCCCAGCGCCAGCGTGCCCGGCAGGAAGCACACCAGGTGGTCCtgcgggcgagggggggcacGAGTCAGCGAAAGACAGGAACTAATATCCACCAACAGTACCGCGTGGGGTGCCGTGGCTGACAACTCCCCCGCCGCCACTCTCTAGAAAGGAAACCGCTTCCATGCTGTTCTAATTGGCAAAaaggtctctccctctccaccttcgctgtcgtgcatcacccaggtgggtgctacacattggtggtgggtgaggtgagttccccttcactgtaaagcactttgagcattcaggaaagtgctatataaatgcaaggatataTAAGTAGTAACTTGTTCAGGTCTATAGCCTGAATCAGGAGTTATCTCAATGGATGGAATTTGTTGGTTATTGTGtttgggtgggcggggcagaggggcTGACCATTTTGGGGCTGAAGTGGCCGTGGGACAGCTCCCCCACGAAGGTGAGTCCGCTGGGAGACGACTTCCTCAGCAGATTCTTCTTCACCCCCTCCATGGACTTCAGGTAGTCCTCCAGTAGCCTGAAgagcgtgcgcacacacacacacacacacacacacacacacaaatacacacacacacacacacaatatcaaCTGTTTTTGGATTTCAGCTCCCATTAAATAGTGACTGGAATGCTTTCTCGGGACAATCttttcacatttacacagaataATTCGCATACATTCCCTCACCAGTGGGTGCGTTaatgcagaaacaaaaaaaaagaataaaaacgcAGGGAAAAAAGACACTGTGTACTATAAACGCCGATACTCcaaggtctttaaaaaaaaaattacaacaggCAATGACTCAGAcatgaaccacaacaaaattattactcccgtttctttgagccaatttCGGTGTCAGAgaattgtgttgtttattgatcatatttacacagtAGGACTGTGCACAGACTGTTTGGGGGGACAAATGCTAAAAAAGGGCACCTTACacctttttttaagaaaaaaataaaaataaaagaactgcCTCAGCCACAAGGGCACTTTTGCAATCTCAGGGCCGGACGTCTGTCTTTAGTTGCCTATCGGTGCACGTGCCTGTCACACAGCCGTTGGTAGCACTgcaacagccaatgagaaaGCACTTCATatgaaatgttgaaaatgagatgtcacactagctagcttgctcaacgtgagtaaattaaaacagaattcGATCCTagggttttttcattttatttgtctgCATGACAAAAGTTTTTGATCAGaatgccaaaacattattttcatctTATTTCATCCCGATGCTTCAGCCTACTTCTGCTACAAATGTCCgaacaaaattatgaaagacatttattgtgttattgtcaGTTGGCATActatggcaaaaaaaagttcattttaatcagaatgCAAGTGAATTAGTATAAAACGCAGATTTTTAAATCTCACTGTGTACCAAATGAGGGTCTGTGGGATGTGGGCACATGcataagaaatgaatgaatgctaCAGACTACAGTTCAATGAGCTACATTATTCATTCAAGCAGAGTTGCCTTTTATATACTGCGCACAGTAATTAGAAATTATAGAGATGCTGAAAGTGATAATAGTTTGAAACTGTTTGAATAGGCCGCACATAACTTGGTCATTAAATGTAGGATTTAATAAGCTCATTCTAAGGAGAGATCTGCATTAAAATGCTCCGTGCTAGTTTTATGATAAATTTGAAGTGCAATCTTGCAATTCCTTCATGGGTTTCCAAATCTACTTGAGGTCAACTAGCATTTATACAAATCCAATAATGCATTGCTTATCCTGTCCCCCTCTCTGGGAATTGTAGTGAATTACATTTAGATATGGCCTTTTCCTTGCACTCCAAGATTGTTGCAGTTTGTCAAGAGGAATTTGAATAACCATACATTTCAGCAGTGTCCTAATCTTGAGCTCACACGCGGAAGGGGcaggatatatattttttatatgcaCACTTAATagcatattcattttaaatttatggtAACACTCAAATCTAAATCTGGTATGTGCTTGTTTACAGTGTTGaagtgctgccccctggtggaacACAGGGGGCAAACAGAAGCACAAATCACTGCCTGACTGTTGGCATTACTGCACAGGTGTAGACTCCAGTCTTGgctgactgcagtgtgctgttttTTGGTGCGTTACAACACTTTCTTGATTAAGATGAATTTAAGTCACTGACTGCCTAAAGAGTCCaaacaccttgtttccaaggccttaattggccacaaactgaaaggaaactgcgaataccagcagacactgcagccctgctatTCTGGCTCCGGCGTTCTCCAGCGAGGCTCTGCTTCGCTGAACTGTGTTCGCTCGCTAGCTGTAAGCCGTTTCGCCACCAGGATCCTGAAGAGGGCGGTGGTGTCATGTCGTGGCGCATGAATAATTCAGCCCCTCTGCCTTTAGGGTAACGGCGGATGGAGATAAACCGCCGCTGCCTGATGGGATGATTAATTTTTCAGTGCAAAGCTCGGCGTCCTCCCACTGTGGGACCCACGCAGCTTAATCTCTCTCCTAGCGAATGATCAAAAAGCTTACGCCCTCCTTACACGACCCTCGAATTTCCCCCGTATCAGTCCCGGCGCCCGATATCTTATCTACATGGTATTACCGCTGTTCACAAGGACAGTACACCCCTGCagtgaaatttttaaaaaatggttgtaaaCTGTCATTATCCTTTAACGACGTGCTTAGGTTACTGATGTCAGAAACTGGTAGCCTTGCCCCTCAGCAAAGCAGagtgaagcaaaaagaaataaaaataaaaattgttcaAGTACTCAAAGCACGATACAAGCATGCTGGCTTGCCACAAGCCAAGGGAACAGAATTGAAACGGACTGAATACCAGATATTAAAGTGGCATAAATCATGGTGTAATCATTTAGATATAAttaagcagatttttttttgctgttgggACATTTGGCTGGCTGACAGCATGTGATAAGACAAATGCCATACTGTTCACTCATACAACTGTGTATTAACTGTGTATGAACTGCATGTCAGCACTGCCCCCACCTAGGACTCACCCTGCAACCTTCTGGTAAATAGCCGTACCATTCAACGCCTACGAATAGGAGTCTGGTTGGTGAAGAGTTGATCGACAGGAGTTAAAGTCCCTTCAGTAAGCCGCACATCACATAACTGCGTATGAAGTTTTATAGCACAGTATACGGCATATCTGGTCCTGTTCTAATGACACTGACTTCACTCGCGCTTCACAGCCGTGAAGAGATCAAATCAAAGATGGAGGATGAAAGAAGCGCGACTCACTCGGTCTCCCTCTTCCCGCCCTGGACCCACTGCTTCAGCAGGTACTCGTAGTAGCTGTCGGCGCGCGCCCCCAGCGTGTACACGCCCAGGTGGGTGAACTGCCCGCTGTTGGTGTTGATGAACATGGGCACCAGGCCCTCGTGCTTCCCGTCCAGCTTGTGCACCAGCCGCATCACTTCGTCCACGGCGTcctgggggggagaggggggtcgTGGTGAGTTTACAGAGGGGATGGACAGGGCACACTATGGGAGTGTCTCTCCTCAGGTAGGGAGCCACAGGCTCTAATGGTTGGCCGGCCACCAGTTTAGACCTAGAGTTTTCATAAAAGCAGTAATCAACATAGTTTATAGAAAAATAAGTGCTGAAGAACAAGAAAGTCCAGAACATTCCGTGACTCTCATCATTtgtatcaggtgtgcttgaggtgAAACGCATAATACCTGGATACTGCAACGCTTTGGGAAGCACTGCTCTAAGTGTACCAGAGTGGTGAGGCTGATGAGTGTCTGAGGGGGAGGATACAGGACCCTGATTGGTGGGCGTCTCTGCGGGGCTCACCCTATAGCGCGGGTCCTGAGTGAGCCGGCTCAGCTCGCGGAACTCCAGCTGGATGCTGGTCACTTCCGCCACGGTGCTGTCCGACGTCCAGCGGGGCGAGTGCGCCGTGCCCTTCCCGATGTTCACGTCCGAGTACGGGATTTTGGAGGGGGTGTTGAAGGCGGGCATCAGCCTGGACCCTATGTCCCTCTGCGGGGGAGCGGTAGACGCGACACAACGAAGAAAGGCTTACCAAAACAAAGGGCTTCAAAAAAAAGACAACTCTCACCACATGGCAGGCGCAAACAAATGATCCAGCTCCGTGAGGATTAACTGTTATTCTAATGAGAAGGGGAGGCGGGACACATGAACACCACCCTGCTGCTATAGAAACGCAGAACACCACCCTGGGGCTGCGGGCACCCAGTTGGGCGGAGCTAGAGCAGCAGCAACCCACGTAACCCCCGGCGGACTTCACACCACCATACCCCTGAAGGGGATAAAGCCAACTGAGTCCTGCTGTTGTCATAGCTAATGACTAGAGCTGGCCGATATACCGCAAATTAAAATTATCTACTGCTGTACTGGTCATCGCCATCATATGGTGAGCTGCCGTTCttttcatctttctttctttcattataCCTCACGTGGTAGTAAACATCCAAACCTCAGAGGCCTCGTTAAACGTTTCCTTGAAAAAACACCGGGTGTCCATAAGACATATTGGCAGGCAGGTCGTACAGCTttcatgtgatcatgtgatgtgtttttgtcaatcacTTACAAGttgcaaggccttgctgctgattgggtgTCTTATAAACACCAAATAGATAACAGTGGATACGTTTTTTTGCCGGGAAGCATTTCAGGTGGAAAATTTGGATGTTCACTACCGCATCAGGTATAATTACAGAAAAAGATTACAAAAAGGCAATACACCACATTGTGCTAACGACCGGTACTGCATTCAAAAATGACCACTGTGGTATATCGCCTAGCCTTACTACTGACGTATAACACACAAGTTCCAAACCGGAAATGTCTTAGTGACAGGGGCCCAGTTACAGGCTAAGAAGTCGAGAGGaaagggcggggccgggcccTCTGACTCACAGCCTTGTCCAGGAACAGGGCGTCGCCGGTCAGGTGGTAGGTGCTCAGGAGGCCGCCCAGGATGCGGATGGTGCTCTCAAACAGGTTCACGTCTACGTTCTTGGAGAAGGACAGCTCCGTGGCCACCCAGGCCTTGGCCTCCTCGAACTCTGCCCGAAGAGAAGGTTTACGGTTGCTACGGTTTCAACGTTGCTACGGTTTCTGAGCCTGTGCTGTCGGAACGCCGTTACGGGGGAGGATGACTAAGGGAAGCCAGGTTTCCGGTACCTTCTTTCAGGCCCAGGATCCACATGGTGTCGAGGGCGTCGATGAGGGTCAGGCCCAGGTTAAACCACTCCCCGAACGACTTGGTGATGGGCTTCAGCTCGTCGTGACCCCAGGCAAAATCCTTGTAGCCCTTCCAGGCGTGTCTGAAAGCCTCTTTTACTGCCTCCTGCCTCTTCACTGGGTCAGTAACTAATTACAGAcacgcgtgcgtgcacacacacacacacacacacacacacacacacacacaaactcacgcacgcacacacacacacacacacacacatacacacacataaacgcacgcacgcacacacacacacacacaaacacacagaggaaaatGAGCATCATTGCCCTACAGCTTTACTAAGCTGTTTAGGAAGTAAAACTAGCACATGGCTGCAGGCTAAAAAACATTGCCTGAGGCCCTACACTAATTACTGTACTGTTAATTAATGCTACAATAAAGCATTCAAAATGCAACGCCGGCTCTGCGGTTTATGTGAGCAGCCGGCTGTCCATATGGGTCCAGTCACAGACTGGCTGAAGCTGATGGATGTGCGAGTTACGGCCCAGGCCacaggagagtgggagaggacAGGCGCTGGAGAAGGGGAAGCGTGCAGTACCCACCGGGCTTCTGCGGGGTGACCCCAGGGGGTTCCCCAGGCGCCGCGTCCCGCTCCTTCCCCTGCAACGACGGCTGTGGGTCGGTGGTCTGATCTGCCTCGATGATGGCCCCTCtccagctgaacacacacacacacacacgtgtagaCAGGGATGGTTGACTTTCATTTAATTCTGACCTCAAGATTTTTTGCCTGATCGTCATGCATTCATGCACATTTAACGGTCTTTTAGGTTTTATCTGTTTCCAGATGAGCTTATGAACAAACCTCTGCATTGTGCACCTCGACACTCAGAAAGAAGGTAGCCCTATACTATAAACACAAGCCCTACCTGACCAGCGGCTTCTCTCCTCCGCCCTGCTCCCCGCTCTTCACCGCCGGCTTCTCCTCCTCTACCTGCGAGTCTGACGCGTTCCCTCTCTTCTGCATGCGGCTCTGCAGGCCAGGGGGTCCGCGCTTGGGGAACGGTCTCCTCTGCTCCGCGCCGGAGAgacgggggaggggagagaggggtggagtcaCGGgtggagacggggagagagctTCCTCGCGGTGTTACTTAGCTGTTTTCTGCGGTTTGGTGCACCCTGGTGCTCTTAATGGGTGTCAATTTGTTTTACTTCatcattatttaaccaggtgGGCCTACCAAGAGCAACTCATTTACAAGCTACAGCGGACAGgccgtgcatgtttgtgcagtTTCAACGGTGTAACCCATCTAATTTGGGGGAATGATTAGACAGTCAGTTGTAAAGAGCCTGTTTTTATAGGGCATTTTGTCCAGGACTCTGGGGTTTCCCCTACACTTTTTGGCATCTCTGTGTTTGATATAAGGAGGAGTGAATCCCTATGGAAGCCCAGTGCAcctcttccagcagcaactcagtttTCCCAAGAGGTCTCCCCTCCAACCAGCCAAGCATAACGTTGCTTAGATTCAGGGACATTGCATGTACAATACAGCTGTCTGCATGAGCTATAATGCACTAGCATATCAAAAAATGTCCTTTTGAAATGTTCATATTTCTCttttcaaaattaataaatcaacGTACAAAGATGTACAGAAcagttataatttaaaatagtgCAGAAGTATTATAATGATACCACAATGTCAGTACAATGTGCGATTCATTAATGGCAGGATCTTAAAGGAGGTACCTTAAGGGTCAAAAATGTCTCAAAAAGTGTGACTCTAATCTCAAACATGCATCAAATATGCTTCCTGAATAGGAAGGGCCTTTAAGAAGATGCCAGGAAATATTGAGACATGAAGGAAATTTTTTGTCCAAATTCAGGAAATTCCCTTCAGCAgaagtgtgacatcactggtGAGCTACAGGTGTGCGGCAAGTCTATGATGTAAGTGTGACGAGTGCACGACAGCTATAGGACGGGTGTGCGACAGCACTGCACTGACCACTGGAGCAGCCTCAGGCAGGACGGGCACGTTCTGCTTGGGGGGCTCGGGGATGACCCCTGGGACCGCTCCTGGGACGTCGGGCTTCAGGTCGTGCCCCTTCCCTGGGTCCTCCTTCACCGCCCTGTCGGACAGGCCTGTGGACACACGGTCACGTGACCAAACTGACCGTAGACCTTTAGGTAGCTGAACCCTGGAAAtgtcccctcgcccccccactgccctgcaAGGCCCCGGCGGGATGTCCGTACCTCTCCAGCGTCCGGCCAGGCTGGGGTACgccgcaaacaaacacaccaccATGAGCGGCAGCACCACCAGGACCAGAGTCCTCTGCAACCTGGACAGCTGCTTCCATTTCTGCACAGCGAGACGGAAAAGAGAGAGGATGGCAGTGGGCAGCAGTGTTTACGGCAGCagagtagtataatgggtaaggagttggtcttgtgacttaaaggtcgcaggttcgattcccaggttggacattgctgttttacccttgagcaaggtacgtaacctgcttcagtatatatccagctgtataaatggatacaatgtaaatgtaaaaagttgtgttagtcgctccggataagagcgtctgctaaatgccagtaatataatataatatattatattatattataatatattatattatattatattataatatagaGGACTGGCCATTAGAGCAGTGCAGAGAGCAGAAAGGATGTTCCATCTCTGtacagcaggagagggaggagaaaagaTATTAAAGGATGAAATAGACAGTCAGCGGCCAAGCATACTGCCAAGGACAGATCTAGCAATTACTTGTGCAGGGgaaaagagaaagcaagagaaagggcgcacattcacacacccagTGTTATCTGCTAGTCGAGGTGCTAGCTCCTAATTAACCGAGGTGCTAGCTCCACAAAGGAGACCCTGTCAGTGACTGTTCACATTGACATCAATACTGAAAACaggcacattttaaacatgctcTGGTATAAATTTCTCAACCAGAAAAAGATATTCAGAATTTAATTCAGATTCTGATCAAGATGTACAATATTCAGCTGTCAAATAAAGGCACGTAAGGCCATGCAAACGTGACAAGCATTTGTCatgcaaatatttcagttaggcctactgtaaatatgtttgtttgaattctctgttcatttgcataaatttAATTCACAAGCGTACACATAATactaggattttttttttaaaccgaggACAATTATTTTGTGGGTACCTGACCAGCATAGCAAATTGGTTCAAATGGCTAACTGACTATAGCATCAGCTAGCCTCACGTTCAAGCTCAAGTTCACGTCTTCCGTTTTGCCGTTTTCAGAACACTGGAGTAAGGTCATACAGATTCAGCCGGCATATAAATGACCGTACAAAGTCCACAAGACTTAAGTGGTATCGttatgattaattatttaataatggaAAAACTGTTGATATACAGAGGTCCATAACAGAGCCTATAATTATGCGCACAAattacacacgcacattcatgTATATCATGACCCTCAGCAGGGCTACCAGCGTATTCGCTTGTGTGCTTTGTGCAGACTACAGCTTGTGAGCCATCTGTTCCCCAGGTTTACCAAGTCCTCGGGGAGACAGCCTGCTCCACACCAGTGTAATCACTCCGGGGGCCTGACTCTGCACCGCCCTCTATATCGTCAGCACTGGCATAGGCGTCCTCCTCGCTGCCCGTCTGTACTTAATAATGCATGAACAGTAATAGGACGAGAACCACAGTGCAAACAGTGGTGCTCTCTAAATCAGTGCCCACATGGGAGAGCTCCCTGTTTGTCTGGCTCTTCCAGAGAGCCGCAGCTTAAACAGTGGGCTGCGACAGGCCAGGAGATCAAGGTCCTCAAATATGCATTATGTTGAACtaccctttcacacacactgcaggtgcaatcctcttttctctccatttAAATCACTCAAGCACCGGCACCCCTGCATCACCAAGTCATTCTCAATGACAGTGAAACCAGGCTGCTGCAGCAtcatcagctttaaaaaaatacaaaaattttaatctcaccccccctccccccacccccacccaaaacgAAAAAAACTGAAGATGCTGTATCAGATATTTGAATGCAAATCCTGTTTAAAAACAGAACTGcattgaaattttaaatatttcctcAGTGGCTGCTCCAATCATAGATATGTGCATGAATTGTGTGCATGGTCTGTTTTGAATTGGCGAGTCGATGTATTAAAGACTACGAATTGCAGGTTCACTTAGGATGTTGTAGGTTCAATTCTCACGTAAACTCCACGGATTCTGTAAATATCTAGTAAAACAAAATCATTGTTACTTTATATATAGAAAACCcattcatttggaaaaaaaaactcaattttatttgtatagcactttttacaaagAACTGTCataaagatgctttacagagtagcaaggcaagaggcagagcaaaaagagcaaacagagccaacaccaggcctgaacctccAAATAGCAGGTGCATAAGgtaaaaaactcccagtgggaaGCAAACCCTTAaacggtggtgagaaaaaactccctaaagggaagaaatctcgagaggaacccagCTACAGAGGAGGAGCCAATCCTCCACTGGCCAACCTGATGTAAAATAGCAGTAGAAACGAATGTAGCAGAAATGATgcaagggatctatcacagcaaataaaatggattaagcaggttacagttgaggggattaaaaaaaagaaaactcaccCTCCAGCAGGACTGCCTGCGCCACTGCTTCCCGTTATTGTAGGTACGGGGGTCCCGCTCAGACAGGGTTAAAGACACAAAATCCTTTCTTGTGGGGGGGTACATTTCTCCGGCTGGCCTGCCAGGGAGGTCATagacacagtgctgtgtgtgtaaggggggggggggggtgggtgcagtACAGGGAgaaacaagagagagagcaaatggTCATGTCTGATGGGTTACAAGTTACACAGATTAAAACTTCATCAACAGGAAGCTGCGTGTCACTTGTTTTCGTGGCTGTAGGGGAAAAGATAAGGAGAGTCACTGTGAACATTTCACTGACTATCCGTGAGAAGCGGCCAGGATAGAGAAGCGCCTAGCGACGAACACTCTCACTGCGTTTACCTTAGCCTACAT is part of the Anguilla anguilla isolate fAngAng1 chromosome 10, fAngAng1.pri, whole genome shotgun sequence genome and encodes:
- the man1b1b gene encoding mannosidase, alpha, class 1B, member 1b isoform X1, with translation MYPPTRKDFVSLTLSERDPRTYNNGKQWRRQSCWRKWKQLSRLQRTLVLVVLPLMVVCLFAAYPSLAGRWRVWSRDRVSTGLSDRAVKEDPGKGHDLKPDVPGAVPGVIPEPPKQNVPVLPEAAPVRRPFPKRGPPGLQSRMQKRGNASDSQVEEEKPAVKSGEQGGGEKPLVSWRGAIIEADQTTDPQPSLQGKERDAAPGEPPGVTPQKPVTDPVKRQEAVKEAFRHAWKGYKDFAWGHDELKPITKSFGEWFNLGLTLIDALDTMWILGLKEEFEEAKAWVATELSFSKNVDVNLFESTIRILGGLLSTYHLTGDALFLDKARDIGSRLMPAFNTPSKIPYSDVNIGKGTAHSPRWTSDSTVAEVTSIQLEFRELSRLTQDPRYRDAVDEVMRLVHKLDGKHEGLVPMFINTNSGQFTHLGVYTLGARADSYYEYLLKQWVQGGKRETELLEDYLKSMEGVKKNLLRKSSPSGLTFVGELSHGHFSPKMDHLVCFLPGTLALGAHHGLPGDHMELAQRLMETCYQMYAQMETGLSPEIVHFNMQAGESRDVDVKLADRHNLLRPETVESLFYLYRFTKDRKYQDWGWEIFQNFNKYTRVPSGGYTSINNVRNPEDPNPRDKMESFFLGETLKYFFLLFSDDPELISLDKYVFNTEAHPLPIWPDTPPAAV
- the man1b1b gene encoding mannosidase, alpha, class 1B, member 1b isoform X2 gives rise to the protein MYPPTRKDFVSLTLSERDPRTYNNGKQWRRQSCWRKWKQLSRLQRTLVLVVLPLMVVCLFAAYPSLAGRWRGLSDRAVKEDPGKGHDLKPDVPGAVPGVIPEPPKQNVPVLPEAAPVRRPFPKRGPPGLQSRMQKRGNASDSQVEEEKPAVKSGEQGGGEKPLVSWRGAIIEADQTTDPQPSLQGKERDAAPGEPPGVTPQKPVTDPVKRQEAVKEAFRHAWKGYKDFAWGHDELKPITKSFGEWFNLGLTLIDALDTMWILGLKEEFEEAKAWVATELSFSKNVDVNLFESTIRILGGLLSTYHLTGDALFLDKARDIGSRLMPAFNTPSKIPYSDVNIGKGTAHSPRWTSDSTVAEVTSIQLEFRELSRLTQDPRYRDAVDEVMRLVHKLDGKHEGLVPMFINTNSGQFTHLGVYTLGARADSYYEYLLKQWVQGGKRETELLEDYLKSMEGVKKNLLRKSSPSGLTFVGELSHGHFSPKMDHLVCFLPGTLALGAHHGLPGDHMELAQRLMETCYQMYAQMETGLSPEIVHFNMQAGESRDVDVKLADRHNLLRPETVESLFYLYRFTKDRKYQDWGWEIFQNFNKYTRVPSGGYTSINNVRNPEDPNPRDKMESFFLGETLKYFFLLFSDDPELISLDKYVFNTEAHPLPIWPDTPPAAV